A part of Limihaloglobus sulfuriphilus genomic DNA contains:
- a CDS encoding uroporphyrinogen decarboxylase family protein, which produces MFYSIEQRVENFKKFYKRENDRPLLGFFVESEYPLHRYPASKSLPQGRPLAPDDFVVENYLADYDSLFDRHEAAGGDFIWAASSFWGIPWIEAAMGCKIIADHNTGSIHAETPADFDGEMPEFDIDNPWVQKGIEYLDKISSHCNGRYPLATPRLRGISDVLACLYGNESFVFKFFESPEKIDEQAAKITDFWISFAKTQLEHIPEFHGGIGSFYYNMWAPAGTVWLQEDAAALLSPDIFQRHILGCVKQIVASFNGSIVHMHPTGYYPYAEYLPTDMLALELHIDEGGPSAEELFEVHSKILAHKPLLVWGAIPEKDLDWIFSKLPAKGLAVLNALDRKQLESGENERLYEKYIQ; this is translated from the coding sequence ATGTTTTATTCAATCGAACAGCGAGTAGAAAACTTTAAAAAGTTTTACAAGCGAGAGAATGACAGGCCGCTGCTGGGTTTTTTTGTAGAATCGGAATATCCGCTTCACAGGTACCCGGCTTCTAAATCATTGCCGCAAGGGAGGCCGCTTGCGCCGGACGATTTTGTTGTTGAAAATTATCTGGCCGACTATGATTCTCTTTTTGACCGGCATGAAGCCGCCGGGGGAGATTTTATCTGGGCGGCCAGTTCATTCTGGGGGATTCCGTGGATAGAAGCCGCTATGGGGTGCAAAATAATTGCAGACCACAATACCGGTTCAATACATGCTGAAACGCCTGCTGATTTTGATGGGGAAATGCCAGAGTTTGATATTGATAATCCCTGGGTTCAGAAAGGCATAGAGTATCTGGACAAAATTTCATCGCATTGCAATGGCAGATATCCCCTTGCCACTCCGAGGCTTCGCGGCATATCTGATGTTCTTGCCTGTCTATACGGGAATGAAAGTTTTGTCTTCAAGTTTTTCGAATCTCCGGAAAAAATCGATGAACAGGCTGCAAAAATTACCGATTTCTGGATCAGTTTTGCCAAAACGCAACTTGAGCATATTCCTGAATTTCACGGAGGTATCGGCTCATTCTATTATAATATGTGGGCACCGGCCGGCACTGTATGGCTCCAGGAAGATGCGGCAGCCCTGTTGAGCCCCGATATTTTCCAGCGGCATATCCTCGGCTGCGTTAAACAAATAGTTGCCTCTTTTAACGGCTCTATTGTTCACATGCACCCCACAGGATATTATCCTTATGCGGAATACCTGCCCACAGATATGCTGGCTCTCGAACTGCATATTGACGAGGGCGGCCCGTCTGCCGAAGAACTTTTTGAAGTCCACAGCAAAATACTGGCTCACAAGCCGCTGCTCGTCTGGGGAGCTATACCGGAAAAAGACCTTGACTGGATATTTTCAAAATTGCCGGCAAAAGGGCTTGCTGTTCTGAACGCACTCGACAGGAAGCAGTTAGAATCAGGTGAAAATGAACGTTTATATGAGAAGTATATACAATGA
- a CDS encoding uroporphyrinogen decarboxylase family protein, producing MMSSKERFAAALSHREPDRVPIDYLASPQADAAVKKYYDINTETELLDILGSDFYYLSCRDISQNESCLPFYRGSRAKIDGERRICPFGIEWQRGAYDSKFAVDDSIQGPLKNAQSESDILEYSWPEVSEFDFSAFGSEIEANRGRVIVGGFWSGILGDCYRMMGFENFLLNIALKPDMVKTLINRMTDFYLEMNNSLFTLFKGKIDIWFFGNDFGSQSGLLFSREMIEEFFVPGIRVLSDNAKSHGLNVMMHSCGAISEVVPMFIDAGVEIIDPVQVTAVGMDPQSLKDSCGDKVTFHGGIDTQHLLPNEDAQRVYAESRRIIDIMSAGGGYIFAPSQILGGDIPAENIDAMYRAARSC from the coding sequence ATGATGAGCTCAAAAGAACGATTTGCCGCCGCACTATCCCACAGAGAGCCTGACAGGGTGCCGATAGATTATCTTGCATCACCGCAGGCTGACGCGGCCGTAAAGAAATATTACGACATAAATACCGAAACAGAACTGCTCGATATACTCGGCAGCGATTTTTATTATCTTTCTTGCAGAGATATTTCTCAAAATGAATCCTGCCTGCCGTTTTATCGCGGCAGCAGAGCAAAGATTGACGGAGAGAGGCGTATTTGCCCTTTCGGGATAGAATGGCAAAGGGGGGCGTATGACTCAAAATTCGCGGTTGATGATTCAATTCAAGGCCCCCTCAAAAATGCCCAGAGTGAGAGTGATATACTTGAATACAGCTGGCCTGAGGTAAGCGAGTTTGATTTTTCCGCTTTCGGCAGCGAGATTGAGGCGAACAGAGGGCGGGTGATCGTCGGCGGTTTCTGGTCGGGGATTCTTGGCGACTGCTACAGAATGATGGGATTCGAGAATTTCTTGCTGAATATAGCTCTGAAACCTGACATGGTCAAAACATTGATCAACAGAATGACCGATTTCTACTTAGAAATGAATAACAGTCTATTTACACTTTTTAAAGGTAAAATTGATATCTGGTTTTTTGGCAATGATTTCGGCTCTCAGTCAGGTCTGCTTTTCAGCAGGGAAATGATAGAGGAATTTTTTGTTCCGGGAATCAGAGTCTTGAGCGATAATGCCAAATCTCACGGATTAAATGTTATGATGCATTCATGCGGCGCAATATCAGAGGTTGTACCGATGTTTATTGATGCCGGAGTCGAGATAATTGACCCTGTACAGGTTACAGCTGTTGGAATGGACCCGCAGAGCTTAAAAGATTCCTGCGGGGACAAAGTTACGTTTCACGGAGGTATTGACACCCAACATCTTTTGCCAAACGAAGATGCCCAAAGAGTTTATGCCGAATCCAGAAGAATAATCGACATAATGTCAGCAGGCGGCGGTTATATATTTGCCCCGAGCCAGATTCTGGGCGGAGATATTCCCGCGGAAAATATTGATGCTATGTACAGGGCGGCAAGATCCTGTTAA
- a CDS encoding transposase has product MANIPQPSLFCYQNVENLGDLERLDLLLKTLDDEQLMQTLEKRRGNGRDDYPIRASWNSMLAGIVFGHNTIEALRRELSRNGQLRDICGFDPLKEHPVPSSNAYTNLLKSLMEYPAEVAGIFQNLLECLARELPGFGQRIAIDSKVIQSAANSGSENKPDGRRDTDGGWATKTYTDKNGKIIKKTTIFGYKVHLAVDANYELPIARIVTPGNDNDMLEAYNLVDACPSKALEKCEYLSADKGYDCGDFKLWLWKEHDIRAVVDTRNMTQLEHSPVEGLDRIYYNQQGEVFCKCCKGGELNKMCNRGFEKDRDSIKFGCPAHHQGLTCPASGSCPIGKSIRIGLEKDPRIFMALPRDSYKWKDEYKKRTSVERVNSRLDVSFGFETHYIRGLKKMQMRVDLALITMLGTALGYVKTKQPHYIRSLVKSESIKISAA; this is encoded by the coding sequence ATGGCTAATATACCACAACCCAGCTTGTTTTGCTACCAAAATGTTGAAAATCTCGGAGATTTAGAGCGGCTCGACCTGTTACTCAAGACGCTCGACGATGAACAACTAATGCAAACACTCGAAAAACGCCGCGGCAATGGACGTGATGACTACCCGATACGGGCCAGTTGGAACTCAATGCTTGCCGGCATCGTATTTGGGCACAACACCATCGAAGCTCTTCGCCGGGAGCTTTCTCGCAACGGTCAGCTCAGGGATATCTGCGGTTTTGATCCTCTCAAAGAGCACCCGGTACCATCATCAAACGCCTATACCAACCTGCTCAAGTCGCTTATGGAGTATCCGGCAGAAGTAGCCGGTATTTTCCAGAATCTTCTGGAGTGTCTTGCCCGGGAACTGCCCGGCTTTGGTCAGCGTATAGCGATTGACAGCAAAGTCATCCAGAGTGCGGCAAACTCCGGTTCAGAAAATAAGCCTGACGGCAGAAGGGATACTGACGGCGGCTGGGCAACAAAAACTTACACAGATAAAAACGGTAAGATTATCAAAAAAACAACGATATTTGGTTACAAGGTTCATCTGGCAGTGGATGCCAATTATGAACTGCCGATAGCACGTATCGTAACGCCGGGTAATGACAATGATATGTTAGAGGCGTACAATCTGGTTGACGCCTGTCCCTCAAAGGCTCTTGAGAAGTGCGAATATCTCTCGGCAGACAAAGGCTATGATTGCGGCGATTTCAAGCTATGGTTATGGAAGGAGCACGATATACGTGCTGTTGTTGATACTCGCAATATGACGCAGTTGGAACATAGCCCGGTTGAAGGCCTTGACAGGATATATTACAACCAGCAGGGTGAGGTGTTCTGCAAGTGCTGCAAGGGGGGAGAACTCAACAAGATGTGCAACAGGGGTTTTGAGAAGGATAGAGACAGTATCAAGTTCGGTTGCCCGGCACACCATCAAGGGCTGACATGCCCCGCATCAGGGAGTTGTCCAATTGGCAAGAGTATCAGGATCGGGTTGGAAAAAGACCCGCGTATCTTTATGGCTTTGCCGCGGGACAGCTATAAATGGAAAGACGAATACAAAAAACGGACTTCTGTCGAGAGGGTCAACAGTCGGCTCGATGTCTCCTTTGGTTTTGAAACTCACTATATTCGAGGCCTTAAAAAAATGCAGATGCGAGTAGACCTGGCACTGATCACGATGTTAGGCACGGCATTGGGGTACGTGAAAACCAAGCAGCCGCACTACATACGCTCACTGGTTAAATCAGAGTCGATCAAAATATCAGCCGCATAA
- a CDS encoding ribose-phosphate diphosphokinase, producing MFLNETMKVFTGNANPQLCQKICKYLRVTIGGARINRFPDGEVVVKIDDDVRGKDCFLVQPTSTPVNENLMELLIMLDSLKRASASRITVVIPYFGYARQDRKDEGRVPITAKLVANLLTVGGASRVLAIDLHARQMEGFFDIPVDHLMAEPVLCRYFRDLKLDNLVVVSPDVGNVKTASRYAFHLGADLAIINKKRLTGEEVECGEIIGNVKGRNVIMVDDMISTAGTVCSAAKLVKERGASNVFVGATHGLFCGPAIERINDSPIDKIVVTDTIDLQDKAAKISQLEILTVSELLGEAIRRLHRNESLSSLLI from the coding sequence ATGTTCCTTAATGAAACAATGAAGGTTTTTACAGGTAACGCTAATCCTCAGCTTTGCCAGAAGATATGCAAATATCTCAGGGTTACGATTGGCGGCGCGCGTATAAACAGATTTCCTGACGGCGAGGTCGTTGTAAAAATCGATGATGATGTGCGGGGCAAAGATTGTTTCCTGGTTCAGCCGACATCTACGCCTGTCAATGAGAATTTGATGGAGCTGCTGATCATGCTCGATTCGCTTAAACGCGCCAGTGCCAGCAGAATAACAGTTGTTATACCGTACTTTGGTTATGCACGTCAGGACCGCAAAGACGAGGGGCGTGTTCCAATCACTGCCAAGCTGGTAGCAAATCTGCTTACCGTAGGCGGCGCCAGCCGTGTGCTTGCAATTGATTTGCACGCCAGGCAGATGGAGGGATTTTTTGATATTCCGGTTGATCACCTCATGGCAGAGCCGGTTTTATGCAGGTATTTTAGAGACCTGAAGCTGGACAACCTTGTTGTTGTCTCGCCTGATGTGGGTAATGTAAAGACTGCCAGCAGGTATGCTTTCCATCTGGGGGCAGATCTGGCCATAATTAACAAAAAACGTTTAACCGGCGAAGAAGTAGAATGCGGCGAGATAATCGGTAATGTAAAAGGCCGTAATGTTATAATGGTAGATGACATGATATCTACTGCCGGGACAGTCTGCAGCGCAGCTAAGCTTGTTAAAGAGCGGGGTGCTTCCAACGTTTTTGTAGGGGCAACTCACGGCCTTTTTTGCGGACCGGCTATTGAGAGAATCAATGATTCCCCTATAGATAAAATTGTAGTTACCGATACTATCGATTTGCAGGATAAGGCTGCCAAAATCAGTCAGCTTGAAATACTAACAGTCAGTGAGCTGCTTGGCGAGGCGATTAGACGTCTTCACAGAAACGAATCATTAAGCAGTCTTTTGATTTAA
- a CDS encoding 50S ribosomal protein L25 — protein MTETIALNAEQRDLGTKVAAKLRSQGKLPAVIYGHKQKPVHVTVDYKPFFDGVHHGNRLFTVKTAGKNETLLVKDLQFDHLGKNILHADLMRVDMNEKTSVTVPVILKGDAVGFHKGGILETVLDHIEIETVVSDIPENLTVSVKDLDIGDAIHAKDIQLPENAELLTDPDAMVAICHLKTVHPEDEEEAEEGAEEALEPEVIGEKKSEEEEE, from the coding sequence ATGACAGAAACAATTGCTTTAAATGCAGAGCAGAGGGACCTTGGTACCAAAGTTGCGGCCAAACTCCGCAGCCAGGGTAAACTGCCTGCGGTGATCTATGGTCACAAACAGAAGCCGGTACATGTTACGGTTGACTATAAGCCGTTTTTTGACGGCGTTCATCACGGCAACAGGCTTTTTACGGTTAAAACGGCAGGGAAAAATGAAACTCTGCTTGTTAAAGATCTGCAGTTTGATCATCTCGGCAAGAATATTTTGCATGCAGATTTGATGCGTGTCGATATGAACGAGAAAACAAGCGTTACAGTTCCTGTGATTCTTAAAGGTGATGCTGTAGGTTTTCATAAAGGCGGTATTCTCGAGACAGTTCTTGACCATATTGAGATAGAAACCGTTGTATCGGATATACCTGAAAATCTGACAGTTTCTGTCAAGGATCTGGATATTGGTGATGCTATTCACGCAAAAGATATACAGCTTCCTGAAAATGCCGAACTGTTGACTGATCCGGATGCAATGGTAGCAATCTGCCACCTCAAGACTGTTCATCCTGAAGATGAAGAGGAAGCAGAAGAAGGCGCAGAGGAAGCTCTCGAGCCGGAAGTTATCGGCGAGAAGAAATCTGAGGAAGAAGAGGAATAG
- the pth gene encoding aminoacyl-tRNA hydrolase, with protein sequence MSDVKLIAGLGNPGSKYQGSRHNAGFDVIDILAKELGCEVREKKFSGLFGCCSFEGCKIMLLKPQTYMNLSGQSIATVKGFYKLELNQVLVVADDMALEPGRIRLRAAGSAGGHNGLADIIEKLGSNRFARLRVGIGQSSYPDSRDYVLSRPQGQEAQLLKESFNMAAKAVKYWMQYGINKAMTEFNGMSAEIQTEINNVRQDT encoded by the coding sequence GTGTCTGATGTCAAACTAATAGCCGGCCTTGGAAATCCCGGCAGTAAATATCAGGGCTCACGGCATAATGCCGGCTTTGATGTTATTGACATTCTCGCAAAAGAGCTTGGCTGTGAGGTTCGTGAAAAAAAGTTTTCCGGCCTTTTTGGCTGCTGCTCTTTTGAAGGCTGTAAAATAATGCTGCTCAAACCTCAGACATACATGAATCTAAGCGGCCAGTCGATAGCAACGGTAAAAGGTTTTTATAAGCTTGAGCTGAACCAGGTGCTTGTAGTTGCCGACGACATGGCATTAGAACCGGGCAGAATCAGGCTCAGAGCTGCCGGCTCGGCCGGCGGGCATAACGGGCTTGCAGATATTATCGAGAAGCTCGGCTCAAATCGGTTTGCCCGTCTTCGAGTTGGAATTGGCCAGAGCAGCTATCCTGACAGCCGGGATTATGTTTTGTCCAGGCCCCAAGGCCAGGAAGCTCAGCTGCTTAAAGAGAGCTTCAATATGGCGGCAAAGGCAGTCAAATACTGGATGCAGTACGGTATAAACAAAGCAATGACAGAATTTAACGGCATGAGTGCCGAAATTCAAACGGAAATAAATAACGTCAGGCAGGATACTTGA
- the rpsF gene encoding 30S ribosomal protein S6 gives MNTETKRLYEAMFLVDTTDAAGNWEGVTNLITGIIEKRGGVIESLKKWDERKLCYEIKKLSRGTYILVYFNAEPSSITAIERDVKLTEDIIRVMILRADFMGEDDLQKETPLEREARLEKEEAQAAKEEARKSEQNYDGDDDDYIDDDDDSDDQDKD, from the coding sequence TTGAATACAGAAACTAAAAGACTTTATGAGGCTATGTTCCTTGTTGACACCACAGATGCCGCCGGCAACTGGGAAGGTGTTACAAACCTTATAACAGGTATAATCGAAAAACGCGGCGGCGTAATCGAGAGCCTCAAGAAATGGGACGAGCGCAAGCTATGTTATGAAATCAAAAAGCTGAGCCGTGGAACATATATTCTGGTTTACTTTAATGCTGAACCCTCCAGCATAACAGCAATTGAACGCGATGTAAAATTGACAGAAGATATTATTCGTGTTATGATTCTGCGTGCGGATTTCATGGGCGAAGACGATCTTCAAAAAGAGACACCTCTTGAAAGAGAAGCCCGTCTTGAAAAAGAAGAGGCCCAGGCAGCCAAAGAAGAGGCCCGCAAGAGTGAGCAGAATTATGACGGCGACGATGATGATTACATTGACGACGATGATGATTCCGATGACCAGGACAAAGATTAA
- a CDS encoding single-stranded DNA-binding protein encodes MANLNKVFLMGNLTRDPQYSVTPSQVPVVEFGLAVNRKYRGQNGQMQEDTCFVDCTAFAGRADTLNKYMRKGSPIFIEGRLHYSSWNAQDGSKRSRLRVVIDNFQFLGGGGGGGQGGQSYGSQPQGGYGGGHPEAQSGQSGSQGYNQPSPMDSPDQPPAYGELDDDIPF; translated from the coding sequence ATGGCAAACTTAAATAAAGTTTTTTTAATGGGCAACCTAACCAGAGACCCGCAATATTCTGTAACTCCCAGCCAGGTTCCCGTGGTGGAGTTTGGACTCGCCGTAAACCGCAAATATCGCGGGCAGAACGGTCAGATGCAGGAGGATACGTGTTTTGTTGATTGTACGGCCTTTGCCGGCCGCGCAGACACGCTGAATAAATACATGCGTAAGGGTTCGCCTATTTTTATTGAAGGTCGTCTGCATTATTCCAGCTGGAATGCTCAGGACGGCAGTAAGAGAAGCCGGCTGAGAGTTGTTATTGACAATTTTCAGTTTCTTGGCGGCGGCGGTGGCGGCGGTCAAGGCGGCCAGAGTTATGGTTCACAGCCGCAGGGCGGCTACGGCGGCGGGCATCCTGAAGCTCAGAGCGGCCAGTCCGGTTCACAGGGGTACAATCAGCCCTCTCCGATGGATTCTCCTGACCAGCCGCCGGCGTATGGCGAGCTGGATGATGATATTCCGTTTTAA
- the rpsR gene encoding 30S ribosomal protein S18: MQNRPNRSNRRKNRVTLREQSACRFCRSKTKYIDYKDIDTLSKLLTNRGKIFSRKRSGNCAGCQRKLQNAVKRARYMALLPYQA; the protein is encoded by the coding sequence ATGCAAAATAGACCAAACCGTTCAAACCGCAGGAAAAACAGGGTGACGCTGCGTGAGCAGTCAGCCTGCAGGTTCTGCCGGTCAAAAACAAAGTATATTGATTACAAAGACATAGATACCCTTTCTAAACTTCTTACCAATAGAGGCAAAATATTCTCACGCAAGAGAAGCGGTAATTGTGCCGGCTGTCAGCGTAAGTTGCAGAACGCAGTAAAACGTGCCCGTTATATGGCTTTATTGCCGTATCAGGCCTAA
- the rplI gene encoding 50S ribosomal protein L9, whose product MKVLLLDDVEKLGWLGDIVEVKDGYARNFLVPCGFAAIPSEANIKQIAAEKAARAELRRQQRDKLEAIAKATEAAFVSIETKANEQGHLFGSVTNEMIAAKLREAGYEVADKMVALESHIKQVGTYEVAIKFAADLSCMVTVSVMAPGLESEETVESGQDTAEESAEESEQDSADETVKES is encoded by the coding sequence ATGAAGGTTTTACTTTTAGATGATGTTGAAAAACTTGGCTGGCTCGGTGATATTGTAGAGGTCAAAGACGGTTACGCACGTAACTTTCTTGTCCCCTGCGGTTTTGCCGCAATTCCGAGCGAAGCGAATATTAAACAGATAGCTGCCGAAAAAGCCGCCCGTGCGGAGCTGAGACGCCAGCAGCGTGATAAACTTGAAGCAATCGCAAAGGCTACGGAAGCCGCTTTTGTTTCGATCGAGACAAAAGCAAACGAGCAGGGACACCTGTTTGGTTCAGTCACAAATGAAATGATAGCTGCTAAACTTCGCGAAGCAGGCTATGAAGTTGCAGACAAAATGGTCGCCCTTGAGAGTCATATCAAGCAGGTCGGCACATACGAAGTTGCAATTAAATTCGCGGCTGATCTTTCTTGTATGGTAACAGTATCGGTAATGGCCCCCGGCCTTGAGAGTGAGGAAACTGTTGAGTCAGGACAAGACACAGCAGAAGAGTCAGCAGAAGAGTCAGAACAAGACTCAGCAGACGAAACAGTCAAAGAAAGCTGA
- the dnaB gene encoding replicative DNA helicase, whose amino-acid sequence MSQDKTQQKSQQKSQNKTQQTKQSKKAESSPRSQADQLANVSLNRKMPASAEAEAAVLGSMMLDRDCIGDVVRILKAESFYRVENRILYETIVELYENKPPDTDIDAVLVRADLTKRGKLEDAGGADYILKLIGSVPTLANTKYYVDIVQEKHILRELIHASNDILSEACSEVGELSEKLDKAEEKIYAVTEKKSTGNAKQIKDLLIDALTAIDSRKGNTITGIPTGYEELDHLLSGLHEGEMIIVAGRPSMGKTSFAMNVAERIGVDSKIPVAIFSLEMSDVQLTERLLCSRAKVDSQLVRHGALDQNDYEELVTTCGELNEAPIFIDDTPGMTPLEIRAKARRLKSAHDIGCIVIDYLQLMSLGGRIDSRQQEISTISRYLKAMARELKVPVIVLSQLNRAAEQREDHKPRMSDLRESGSIEQDADVIILLHREDYYHRNDLEYEPDNRALVIIAKQRNGPTGAIELSFLGQYTRFEPINLHAVEPY is encoded by the coding sequence TTGAGTCAGGACAAGACACAGCAGAAGAGTCAGCAGAAGAGTCAGAACAAGACTCAGCAGACGAAACAGTCAAAGAAAGCTGAATCATCGCCCCGTTCCCAGGCGGATCAGCTGGCTAATGTTTCTCTAAACCGAAAAATGCCGGCCTCGGCTGAGGCTGAGGCCGCGGTTTTGGGCTCTATGATGCTCGACCGTGACTGCATCGGCGATGTTGTCCGTATTCTCAAAGCTGAATCTTTTTATCGTGTTGAAAATCGTATCCTCTATGAAACTATCGTAGAGCTTTATGAGAATAAACCGCCGGATACGGACATTGATGCGGTTTTAGTTCGTGCGGATCTGACAAAGCGGGGAAAGCTTGAGGATGCGGGTGGTGCTGATTATATCCTTAAGCTGATTGGTTCTGTCCCGACCCTGGCCAATACAAAGTATTACGTTGATATTGTTCAGGAAAAACATATACTCAGAGAGCTGATACACGCTTCTAATGATATTCTCAGCGAAGCATGCAGCGAAGTCGGCGAGCTCAGCGAAAAACTCGACAAGGCAGAAGAGAAGATTTACGCCGTTACCGAGAAAAAGAGTACCGGCAACGCAAAACAGATAAAAGATCTTCTTATTGATGCCCTTACAGCTATCGATTCCCGCAAGGGGAATACCATTACCGGTATTCCAACAGGGTACGAAGAGCTTGACCATCTTCTTAGCGGTCTTCACGAAGGTGAAATGATAATAGTAGCCGGGAGGCCAAGTATGGGTAAAACCAGCTTTGCCATGAACGTCGCAGAGCGCATAGGCGTTGACAGTAAAATACCTGTGGCGATATTTTCGCTTGAGATGAGCGATGTTCAGCTTACGGAAAGACTGCTTTGCAGCCGTGCTAAGGTGGATTCCCAGTTAGTCAGGCACGGGGCTCTCGACCAGAACGATTACGAAGAGCTCGTAACTACCTGCGGCGAGCTCAACGAAGCCCCGATTTTCATTGATGACACACCGGGAATGACCCCGCTGGAAATACGTGCCAAGGCCAGACGGCTCAAGTCTGCCCATGATATCGGCTGTATCGTTATTGATTACCTTCAGCTGATGAGCCTGGGCGGGCGCATTGACTCTCGCCAGCAGGAGATAAGCACTATATCCAGATATCTCAAGGCTATGGCAAGAGAGCTGAAGGTTCCGGTGATAGTTTTAAGCCAGCTCAACAGGGCGGCAGAGCAGAGGGAAGACCATAAGCCCCGAATGAGTGACCTCCGTGAGAGCGGAAGCATTGAGCAGGATGCGGATGTTATTATTCTTCTGCACAGGGAGGATTATTACCATCGCAACGACCTTGAATACGAGCCGGATAACAGGGCTCTTGTAATAATAGCCAAGCAGAGAAACGGGCCAACCGGGGCGATCGAGCTCTCATTCCTGGGTCAATACACCAGATTTGAACCTATTAATCTTCATGCGGTAGAACCGTATTGA